The region TGGACCGTTTGGCGGAGATAGGAACCCCCATTCCCAACGAGGTGAAAAAAGCGGGGAGGATGCTCTCCTTCAATGGGGGGCTTATCGTCGGGGTCGCCTTCAGTAGGCCCACGGATAGCACCAAGTGCTGGATGTATTTTCCGGAAAAAACAAGCCCCTTCTACCGGGTGACCTACCTCTCCAACTATTCGCCAAAAATAGTGCCCGACATAAAAAGGTACTTCCTTCTCCTCGCCGAAACCACCTATTCTCGCTACCGCCGGATCCCAAAGGAGAAGATAGTGGAGCTAACGCTTGAGGGTTTCCTCAATACCAAACTGATAAAAAAGGAGGACCTGAAGAGGATCGCTGCCACCTACACCATAGAGATAGACCACTCTTACCCCATCCCCACCTTGAAACGAAACGAGGCGCTCAGGGTGCTCCATCCATTCTTCGAAGCACATAATGTCCTTTCCCGGGGGCGGTTTGGTGGCTATCTCTATGAAATAGGAAATATGGATCACTCATTTATGCAGGGCAAAGAGGCAGTGGACAGGATCCTTTTGGGGAAAGAGGAAACGGTGTGGCGTCTGCCGGGAGCCTAACCAAATAAAGGGTTTTAAATGGGGAAGAAGGTTTTGAAGCTCATCCTTACCGCACTTCTTATCCTTCCCATTACCCTTATACTCCTGGTGGTGGCGACGATACTCCGACTCCTCGAAGCGATCGCTCCTTCCCCTCCTCGGGGGAAAGATCACTCGCCCCCAAGGGAGATAGTCTTCGTCACCTATGCCCCCTTCCGTGGTCTCTTTGATCGGCATCTCCAGATAGCAACCAAACTCTCCCGAACCCATCCCGTCCTTTACTGCGATCTCATATCCATATCCACCCTCATCCTCTCTCCGGGACTGATCCGGGAGCTCGGCTTTGCCCGCGTTGCTCCCCGGCTATTCCGCTTCGCCGCTTTAATCCTTCCCTTGGACGGGAGATCTGCCCCGTTTACCTTCATCAACCGATTCATTCTCATTTCCTATCTCAAAGCGGCGATAAGACGGGCGGGCTTCTCCCATTTCGCCCTCTTCCTCTGGGAGCCGAACAGGGAGTACCTCGTGGGAAGGCTTGGGGAATCGCTCGTCATCTACGACATCATCGACGAATACTCCGAATTTTTGGGCTCAGCGAGGAAGATCCTTTCCGCCGAGGAGAGGCTATTCCCGAAAACAGACCTCATCATAACCGGCACCTATTCCCTTTTTCTCTCACGAAGAGAAAAACACAAAAACATCCACTTCATCCCCTGTGGAGTGGACTATGAGCTCTTCTCCTCTTCCCCCTCCTTCACCCCAGAGGAACTGACTACCCTCCCCCACCCCGTCATCGGCTATTACGGGATGCTCGACGCTCGGCTTGACATCGACCTCCTCCGTTTCCTCGGCGAGAAGTATCCAGATTGGAGCTTCGTCCTCATAGGTCCCTTAGGAACCGATCTCTCAGCCCTTATGAACTTGAGGAATTTTCACTTTCTTGGGAAACGAAGCTACCGCTCGCTTCCAAGCTATATCGCCCTCTTCGATGTAGTGATTATACCTTACCGCCTTAATCGGTACACGGAACATATAAACCCCAACAAGATGCTCGAGATATTAGCAGCGGGAAAGCCGGTGGTAACTACCGACCTTCCCGATATAAGGAGGTTTTACTCCGATATCGCCTTCGTATCTCAGGATTATCATCAATTTGCCGATAATATTAAACGAGCCCTCTCGGACAAAAAAGAGGTGGAGGAGAGGATCGCTCGGGGGAAGAAAATGGCAAGGGAGAACTCCTGGGATGAGGTAGCGGAAAAGATAAAAGAACTCGTAAAAAACACCTATCTTGATAAAATAGGAAGCAAAAGTAGGGGGAAATAAGTATGGTTTCCCGCTAAAACCCAGGAGGGAACAGGGGGAAAAGATGAAGGTTTCAGTGGTTATGGTTACCTTAAACGCCTCCTCTTTTATAAGGGACGCTCTCGATTCCCTTAGGGGGCAGAGCTTCCGTAATTTCGAGATCATCATCGTGGACAACGGCTCCACCGACGGCACGATCGAGCTATTGGAGAAGGAATATCCTGAAGCGAAACTGATAAAAAACAAG is a window of Acidobacteriota bacterium DNA encoding:
- a CDS encoding glycosyltransferase, yielding MGKKVLKLILTALLILPITLILLVVATILRLLEAIAPSPPRGKDHSPPREIVFVTYAPFRGLFDRHLQIATKLSRTHPVLYCDLISISTLILSPGLIRELGFARVAPRLFRFAALILPLDGRSAPFTFINRFILISYLKAAIRRAGFSHFALFLWEPNREYLVGRLGESLVIYDIIDEYSEFLGSARKILSAEERLFPKTDLIITGTYSLFLSRREKHKNIHFIPCGVDYELFSSSPSFTPEELTTLPHPVIGYYGMLDARLDIDLLRFLGEKYPDWSFVLIGPLGTDLSALMNLRNFHFLGKRSYRSLPSYIALFDVVIIPYRLNRYTEHINPNKMLEILAAGKPVVTTDLPDIRRFYSDIAFVSQDYHQFADNIKRALSDKKEVEERIARGKKMARENSWDEVAEKIKELVKNTYLDKIGSKSRGK